Proteins from one Halogeometricum sp. S1BR25-6 genomic window:
- a CDS encoding class I SAM-dependent methyltransferase — protein sequence MDVPRTVRAALADRPVSGATCLEAGAGVGKMTAGLLDAGAAHVYAVTNDRDHARLVRERLAPDELARTTVLEADLRALPLSDAAVDVVTAHALFNVVPVASLAAVVGELTRVASPGAHLIVDDYEPLPGDAAMRELFALENAATELADGRPALTFYPAEVLRAQFEARGWAFDRERTLLDPVPWTESHVAAHANVVRRACERLPAAFAERFASEADRLEETIGSESAGEMYGLAFRLADGAVASSR from the coding sequence ATGGACGTTCCGCGAACGGTTCGGGCCGCACTCGCGGACCGCCCGGTGTCGGGTGCGACCTGTCTCGAGGCGGGCGCGGGCGTCGGGAAGATGACCGCGGGTCTCCTCGACGCCGGCGCCGCGCACGTGTACGCGGTGACGAACGACCGCGACCACGCGCGACTCGTGCGCGAGCGCCTCGCTCCCGACGAACTGGCGCGGACGACGGTGCTGGAGGCGGACCTGCGGGCGCTTCCCCTTTCCGACGCCGCCGTCGACGTCGTCACCGCCCACGCCCTCTTCAACGTCGTCCCGGTCGCGTCGCTGGCTGCCGTCGTCGGGGAACTGACGCGGGTCGCGTCACCGGGTGCCCACCTCATCGTCGACGACTACGAACCGCTTCCCGGAGACGCGGCGATGCGCGAGTTGTTCGCGCTGGAGAACGCGGCGACCGAACTCGCGGACGGCCGACCCGCCCTGACGTTCTATCCCGCCGAGGTCCTGCGCGCGCAGTTCGAGGCCCGCGGGTGGGCGTTCGACCGGGAGCGGACGCTGTTGGACCCGGTGCCGTGGACCGAGAGCCACGTCGCGGCGCACGCGAACGTCGTTCGCCGGGCCTGTGAGCGACTGCCGGCCGCGTTCGCGGAGCGGTTCGCGTCGGAGGCGGACCGTTTGGAGGAGACGATAGGCTCGGAATCGGCGGGCGAGATGTACGGATTGGCGTTCCGACTGGCGGACGGTGCCGTCGCGTCGAGCAGGTAA
- a CDS encoding BCCT family transporter: protein MSESDGAVSEFLDEIEPTIFGFGAGITLLFVVLFALRPQMAGEVVSGVNQFVLARFNWAFLIVMLVLVGFLTFLILGPWGKLTLGEGSPEFSYVSYFTMIYSAGLAAGIVFWGPTEALLHYSTVPPLYSAAAESQAAIPIAVQYSLFHWSITQWSCFTVMGLGIGYFAHEHGAPLRVSAVLTPFVGADNVDNLLGKLVDILAVFATLGGVATSLGLIGSQFLTGIEFNWGYQIGDVGTILIITGMTLLFTVSLVLGVDKGIRRLSNFNMGLFAVLMTATLILGPTARVLELSTQATGGLLGDWFLMSTFTDFGNGGSWSNAWTVFYWAWPLAWSPFAGLFIARISRGRSVREVAFTGIVATSLATIPWFAIVGGTAVLFQHGGVVDILGPVGQYGEAVSGYLLFQALDVAWIPLPVGTILLFAFLVLVTTFFVTSADSSTLAVSMMTTGGKAEPSSVSRIFWGVLQGVVASILMVIGGVEALQSAAIITGGPFAVVCLIAVAGLVKSFSQQSENVLLREETVLYGDTGGSESADTEGRPAGADDD, encoded by the coding sequence GTTCAACTGGGCGTTCCTCATCGTCATGCTCGTTCTCGTCGGCTTTCTGACCTTCCTCATCCTCGGTCCGTGGGGGAAGCTCACACTCGGGGAGGGCAGCCCGGAGTTCAGCTACGTCTCCTACTTCACGATGATCTACTCGGCAGGGCTGGCCGCGGGCATCGTCTTCTGGGGGCCGACCGAGGCGCTGCTACACTACTCGACCGTGCCGCCGCTGTACAGTGCGGCCGCCGAGTCGCAGGCCGCCATCCCCATCGCCGTCCAGTACAGCCTGTTCCACTGGAGCATCACCCAGTGGTCCTGTTTCACCGTCATGGGCCTCGGAATCGGGTACTTCGCGCACGAACACGGGGCGCCGCTGCGCGTCTCGGCCGTGCTGACGCCGTTCGTCGGCGCCGACAACGTGGACAACCTCCTCGGGAAACTCGTCGACATCCTGGCGGTGTTCGCGACGCTCGGCGGGGTGGCCACGTCGCTCGGCCTCATCGGGAGTCAGTTCCTGACCGGCATCGAGTTCAACTGGGGGTATCAGATCGGCGACGTCGGGACCATCCTCATCATCACGGGGATGACGCTCCTGTTCACGGTCTCTCTGGTCCTCGGGGTCGACAAGGGTATCCGGCGCCTGTCGAACTTCAACATGGGGCTGTTCGCGGTGCTCATGACGGCGACGCTGATACTCGGGCCGACGGCCCGCGTTCTCGAACTGAGCACGCAGGCCACGGGCGGCCTCCTCGGCGACTGGTTCCTGATGAGCACCTTCACCGACTTCGGGAACGGCGGGTCGTGGTCGAACGCGTGGACGGTGTTCTACTGGGCGTGGCCGCTGGCGTGGTCGCCGTTCGCCGGCCTGTTCATCGCCCGCATCTCGCGCGGCCGGTCGGTCCGCGAGGTGGCGTTCACCGGCATCGTCGCCACGTCGCTGGCGACGATTCCGTGGTTCGCCATCGTCGGCGGCACCGCCGTCCTCTTCCAACACGGCGGCGTCGTCGACATCCTCGGACCCGTCGGGCAGTACGGCGAGGCCGTCTCGGGCTACCTCCTGTTTCAGGCGCTCGACGTGGCGTGGATTCCGCTCCCGGTGGGAACCATCCTCCTGTTCGCGTTCCTCGTCCTCGTGACGACGTTCTTCGTCACCTCGGCGGACTCCTCGACGCTCGCCGTCTCGATGATGACCACCGGCGGGAAGGCCGAACCCTCCTCCGTCAGCCGCATCTTCTGGGGCGTTCTGCAGGGCGTCGTCGCGTCCATCCTCATGGTCATCGGCGGCGTCGAGGCGCTCCAGTCGGCCGCCATCATCACCGGCGGGCCGTTCGCCGTCGTCTGTCTCATCGCCGTCGCCGGCCTCGTCAAGTCGTTCAGCCAGCAGTCGGAGAACGTCCTCTTACGGGAGGAGACGGTCCTGTACGGCGATACCGGCGGATCGGAGTCGGCCGACACGGAGGGACGGCCGGCGGGGGCCGACGACGACTGA